From a region of the Thermosipho melanesiensis BI429 genome:
- the radC gene encoding RadC family protein, whose product MLPREKLLTEGTEKLENHELLAILLRTGTKNNNVLEISKKILNYFDNSLLKLSKASIEDLCKIKGLGKAKATTILAAMELSKRLLNEERKGKTLNSPELIYEFCKDMKQFDQEVVRVIMLNSKLSVISSRDITIGLIDTSLAHPREVFREAIKNSAVYIVLVHNHPSGDVTPSKNDKDLTYKVKEAGEIIGIKLLDHVIIGNGFYSFKHNRLI is encoded by the coding sequence TTGCTTCCAAGAGAAAAATTATTAACTGAAGGTACGGAAAAATTAGAAAACCATGAATTATTAGCAATATTATTGCGAACTGGAACAAAAAATAATAATGTACTTGAAATTTCAAAAAAAATTCTAAACTATTTTGACAACAGCCTTTTAAAATTAAGCAAAGCAAGTATAGAAGACTTGTGTAAAATAAAAGGACTGGGAAAAGCAAAAGCAACTACCATACTTGCAGCTATGGAACTTTCGAAAAGACTTCTAAACGAAGAAAGAAAAGGAAAAACATTAAACTCTCCAGAGTTAATATATGAATTCTGCAAGGATATGAAACAATTTGATCAAGAAGTTGTTAGGGTTATAATGCTTAACTCAAAATTATCAGTAATATCTTCAAGAGATATTACCATTGGATTAATTGACACAAGTCTTGCACACCCAAGAGAAGTATTTAGAGAAGCTATCAAAAATTCTGCTGTGTATATTGTATTAGTACATAACCACCCATCTGGAGATGTTACACCAAGTAAAAATGACAAAGACTTAACCTACAAAGTAAAAGAAGCTGGTGAAATAATTGGAATTAAACTACTAGATCACGTAATTATTGGAAATGGTTTCTATAGTTTTAAACATAACCGATTGATTTAA
- a CDS encoding Gx transporter family protein has product MYSKQNSNRIPRARITNLVIYALLISLSSVMFVIERYIPYPVPAGKWGFSNFVVLYTVLNFGLKGGLLVGVLKTIIGSIFTGTIFSPAFFMGFFGILSAIFIQWLISKLKFFGYSGISIIGMISNNTAQVFVGSIIINSNAIFSFLPIMVGLGLISAIINALLAKKMEEIFDGYNLSD; this is encoded by the coding sequence TTGTATTCCAAACAAAATAGTAATAGAATCCCAAGAGCAAGAATTACAAACTTGGTAATTTACGCACTTTTAATTTCGCTTTCATCTGTAATGTTTGTAATAGAAAGATATATTCCATATCCCGTTCCAGCTGGAAAGTGGGGTTTTTCGAATTTTGTAGTATTATACACGGTTTTAAACTTTGGTTTAAAAGGAGGATTGTTAGTTGGAGTCTTAAAAACAATAATTGGAAGTATTTTCACAGGAACGATTTTTTCTCCCGCGTTTTTTATGGGTTTTTTTGGCATCCTGTCTGCTATATTCATACAGTGGTTAATTTCAAAGTTAAAGTTCTTTGGATATAGTGGGATAAGTATTATTGGAATGATATCAAACAATACCGCACAAGTTTTTGTTGGGAGTATAATAATAAATAGCAATGCAATATTTTCATTTTTGCCAATTATGGTTGGTTTGGGATTGATTTCCGCAATAATAAATGCTCTACTTGCAAAAAAAATGGAGGAGATATTTGATGGATATAATCTTAGCGACTAG
- a CDS encoding undecaprenyl-diphosphate phosphatase: MEIILGIVQGLTEFLPISSSGHLSVFSKLFNLKPDLSVFALLHLATLAAIVIFVGKELTEIIKGLIKLEKNYINLTLKIIVSTIPAAIFGVLLESKIEASLSNLKIISFFFLVTSAALLISDKIKGNKDLSTLTYKDALVIGIMQALAIFPGISRSGFTLFGSLLIGLEREIALKYSFLVSIPVILGAGLLEIKNISLNSYSISSAIVAFFFGLLSLFILKKATISKNLKIFSAYCIFISIFSFVLGGIK, encoded by the coding sequence ATGGAAATAATCTTAGGAATAGTCCAAGGACTAACTGAGTTTTTACCCATCTCAAGTTCCGGTCACTTAAGTGTTTTTTCAAAGCTTTTTAATCTCAAGCCAGATTTATCCGTATTTGCGCTTTTACACCTTGCAACATTGGCTGCCATTGTTATCTTTGTAGGAAAAGAATTAACTGAAATCATTAAAGGTCTTATAAAATTAGAAAAAAATTACATAAATCTTACTTTAAAAATAATAGTTTCCACAATTCCTGCTGCAATTTTTGGTGTTTTATTGGAAAGCAAAATAGAAGCATCACTTTCAAATCTAAAAATCATATCTTTTTTCTTTCTGGTAACAAGTGCAGCTTTGCTAATTTCAGACAAAATAAAAGGAAATAAGGATTTATCTACCTTGACATATAAAGATGCATTAGTTATTGGAATAATGCAAGCTCTTGCAATATTCCCAGGTATATCTAGAAGTGGTTTTACATTGTTTGGATCGCTTCTTATTGGCTTAGAAAGAGAAATTGCATTAAAATATTCCTTTTTAGTTAGTATTCCAGTAATCTTAGGGGCTGGCTTGTTGGAAATTAAAAACATAAGTCTAAACTCATATTCAATTTCTTCAGCAATAGTAGCGTTTTTTTTCGGCCTGTTAAGCCTTTTTATACTTAAAAAAGCAACTATCTCAAAAAATCTAAAGATATTTTCTGCTTATTGTATTTTTATTTCCATCTTCTCGTTTGTATTAGGGGGGATAAAATGA
- the hutI gene encoding imidazolonepropionase, with product MIKIHAEHLITPMGSSPKKGNEMRKLFETFDTDIIIDKGKILDIKKHKSHDDYTIEAKLVTPALIDAHTHIPFYGKRAREFYLRARGKSYSEIFEQGGGIHNSVKMIRNASIDEIVKQNIDYLKIFKRNGICAIEGKSGYGLEKINELKQLKSITVLNEIQDIKIIPTFLGLHAIPLEENKNEYIKKVESWLEDIKKFTNTIDVFCDKGVFLPDDIKELFESAKNKGFKIRFHADEIENVGATKFAVKIGAVSADHLLKIGDEEIELLSNSNTIATLMPGTSFYLGEPFANARKLIDNGAAIALGSDFNPGSCPIFTPSFIMHLALRFLKMEPEEILTAYTLNSAYVLDIENGKIEPGYKCDIALWNTNEFLDIPYMFDQNFLKGIIINGKVTMYENN from the coding sequence ATGATAAAAATACATGCAGAACATCTTATAACACCAATGGGAAGTAGTCCTAAAAAAGGAAATGAAATGAGAAAACTATTTGAAACATTTGATACAGATATAATAATCGACAAGGGAAAAATATTGGACATAAAAAAACACAAATCTCATGATGATTATACAATAGAAGCAAAATTGGTAACTCCTGCATTAATAGATGCACATACACATATTCCATTTTATGGAAAACGTGCAAGAGAGTTTTATCTTAGAGCAAGAGGAAAAAGTTATTCTGAAATATTTGAACAAGGTGGCGGCATACACAATAGTGTGAAAATGATAAGAAATGCAAGTATAGATGAAATAGTGAAACAAAATATAGATTACCTAAAAATATTCAAAAGAAACGGAATTTGTGCAATTGAAGGAAAAAGCGGTTATGGCCTTGAAAAAATCAATGAATTAAAACAATTAAAATCCATTACCGTATTAAACGAAATTCAAGATATAAAGATAATTCCCACATTTTTAGGTTTACATGCAATACCTTTAGAAGAAAATAAAAATGAATATATAAAAAAGGTAGAAAGCTGGTTAGAAGATATTAAAAAATTCACAAATACAATTGATGTCTTCTGTGATAAAGGAGTATTTCTTCCAGATGATATAAAAGAGTTATTTGAAAGTGCAAAAAACAAGGGATTTAAAATAAGATTTCACGCGGATGAAATCGAAAATGTTGGTGCAACAAAATTTGCTGTAAAAATAGGGGCAGTTTCTGCTGACCATCTACTCAAAATTGGAGATGAAGAAATCGAGCTTCTTTCAAATTCTAACACCATTGCAACACTTATGCCAGGTACAAGCTTTTACCTTGGAGAACCTTTTGCAAATGCAAGAAAATTAATAGACAATGGTGCTGCAATAGCATTGGGATCAGATTTTAACCCAGGTTCTTGTCCAATCTTTACCCCTTCTTTTATAATGCACCTTGCTCTGAGATTTCTAAAAATGGAACCAGAAGAAATTTTAACCGCTTACACTTTAAACTCTGCTTATGTTTTGGACATTGAAAATGGAAAGATAGAACCTGGATACAAATGCGATATTGCATTATGGAACACAAATGAGTTTTTAGATATTCCATACATGTTTGATCAAAATTTCCTAAAAGGTATTATAATCAACGGCAAGGTGACAATGTATGAAAACAACTAA
- a CDS encoding M42 family metallopeptidase has product MKDLIRKLTETHSPSGREDEIRKVILSELDGFIDGYKVDKLGNLIVWKTGRSDRKILLDAHMDEIGVVVTNIDDKGFLKIDMVGGVSPYTIFRSKIRFGDIIGIVDVEGETGAILSENIKNLSFDKLYVDIGAKSREEAEKLCSIGTFGTFDGYFVEKGDFYISKSLDDRIGCAVIIETFKRLKNPENTVYGVFAVQEEIGIVGARVAGYEIDPDVAIAIDVTGAGDTPKANKRISMKLGSGACIKVKDGYSISDRKIVETLRNLAEKHNIPYQMEVLIYGGTDARGYQNTKAGIPSATISIATRYIHTPNEMVHKNDVEATIQLILKYIEEGL; this is encoded by the coding sequence ATGAAAGATTTAATTAGGAAACTAACTGAAACACATAGCCCAAGCGGAAGAGAAGATGAAATTAGAAAGGTAATTCTTTCCGAACTTGATGGATTCATCGATGGTTACAAAGTTGATAAATTGGGAAATTTAATTGTATGGAAAACCGGAAGAAGTGACAGAAAAATTCTCTTAGATGCACATATGGATGAAATTGGGGTTGTCGTAACAAATATTGACGACAAAGGTTTTTTGAAAATTGATATGGTTGGTGGAGTATCCCCTTATACTATCTTCCGATCTAAGATTAGATTTGGAGATATAATAGGTATTGTTGACGTGGAAGGTGAAACTGGAGCTATACTTTCCGAAAATATTAAAAACCTATCTTTTGACAAACTATATGTAGATATTGGTGCAAAATCAAGGGAAGAAGCAGAAAAACTATGTTCCATTGGAACATTTGGTACATTTGATGGCTACTTTGTAGAAAAAGGAGACTTTTATATATCAAAATCCCTGGACGATAGAATAGGATGCGCAGTCATAATTGAAACATTCAAAAGGCTAAAAAACCCCGAAAACACTGTTTACGGTGTTTTTGCGGTGCAAGAGGAAATTGGAATTGTTGGTGCTAGAGTTGCTGGATATGAAATTGATCCTGATGTAGCCATTGCAATTGATGTTACCGGTGCTGGAGATACTCCAAAGGCAAATAAAAGAATATCAATGAAATTGGGAAGTGGAGCTTGTATTAAAGTAAAAGACGGGTACTCAATTAGTGATAGAAAAATAGTTGAAACTTTAAGAAATCTAGCTGAAAAGCACAATATACCATATCAAATGGAAGTGTTAATTTACGGTGGAACAGATGCAAGAGGTTATCAAAATACAAAAGCAGGTATACCAAGTGCAACTATTTCAATTGCGACTAGGTATATACACACCCCAAATGAAATGGTTCACAAAAATGATGTAGAAGCAACAATACAATTAATACTCAAATATATTGAGGAGGGACTATAA
- a CDS encoding NusG domain II-containing protein, translating into MKTTKKSDLFLIVLILIVILILFPKEDKNAKFVVKVDGKVYLTLEEPGSYEIKNNNKILTIVHFDGKNVWVTDSTCPLKICEKTGKITKGGKIICIPNKIVIESQEQELQTW; encoded by the coding sequence ATGAAAACAACTAAAAAAAGCGATCTTTTTTTAATTGTTTTGATTTTAATAGTTATTCTTATACTTTTTCCAAAAGAAGATAAAAATGCAAAATTTGTCGTAAAAGTAGACGGAAAAGTTTATCTAACTTTAGAAGAACCGGGAAGTTATGAAATTAAAAACAATAATAAAATACTTACCATTGTACATTTTGATGGAAAAAATGTATGGGTTACAGATTCAACATGTCCTTTGAAAATTTGTGAAAAAACAGGGAAAATTACCAAGGGAGGAAAAATAATTTGTATTCCAAACAAAATAGTAATAGAATCCCAAGAGCAAGAATTACAAACTTGGTAA
- a CDS encoding Maf family protein → MDIILATSSPRRINLLKMLNIKFKTVAPRIKENINETDPEKLVKKLSKLKALSIKEKGIIISADTIVYHNNKVLGKPKNLDNAFNMLKELSSKWHTVYTGVTIIEKDDIITFCEKTMVKFKKLSDELIRYYISTSKPLDKAGAYGIQELGAILVEKIEGDYYNVVGLPISRIWDILWDRRII, encoded by the coding sequence ATGGATATAATCTTAGCGACTAGTTCTCCCAGAAGAATAAATCTCCTTAAAATGCTTAACATAAAATTTAAGACAGTTGCTCCACGTATAAAGGAAAATATAAACGAAACTGATCCAGAAAAGCTTGTTAAAAAACTTTCAAAGCTTAAAGCATTAAGTATAAAAGAAAAGGGAATAATAATATCCGCTGATACAATAGTTTATCATAACAATAAAGTACTTGGAAAACCCAAAAATTTAGACAATGCGTTTAATATGTTAAAAGAATTATCATCAAAATGGCACACAGTATACACAGGAGTTACAATAATTGAAAAAGATGATATAATAACATTTTGTGAAAAAACAATGGTAAAATTTAAAAAATTAAGCGATGAACTAATAAGGTACTATATATCAACTTCAAAACCTCTTGATAAAGCAGGAGCATACGGCATTCAAGAACTGGGAGCAATACTTGTTGAAAAAATAGAAGGAGATTATTACAATGTTGTAGGATTACCCATATCAAGGATATGGGATATACTCTGGGATAGGAGGATTATATAA